One Suricata suricatta isolate VVHF042 chromosome X, meerkat_22Aug2017_6uvM2_HiC, whole genome shotgun sequence genomic region harbors:
- the AMELX gene encoding amelogenin, X isoform, whose protein sequence is MGTWILFACLLGAAFAMPLPPHPGHPGYINFSYENSHFQAINIDRTVSSVLTPLKWYQNMIRHPYPSYGYEPMGGWLHHQIIPVLSQQNPPNHALQPHHHIPMVPAQQPVVPQQPMMPVPGQHSMTPTQHHQTNLPLPAQPPFQPQPVQPQPHQPIQPQPPVHPIQPLPPQPLPPMFPIQPLPPMLPDLPLEAWPATDKTKREEVD, encoded by the exons CTACCACCTCATCCTGGGCACCCTGGTTATATCAACTTCAGCTATGAg AACTCACATTTTCAGGCTATCAATATTGACAGGACTGTATCATCA GTGCTTACTCCTCTGAAGTGGTACCAGAACATGATAAGGCATCCG TACCCTTCCTATGGTTACGAACCCATGGGTGGATGGCTGCACCACCAAATCATTCCCGTGCTGTCCCAGCAGAATCCCCCGAATCACGCCCTACAGCCTCATCACCACATCCCCATGGTGCCAGCTCAGCAGCCCGTGGTCCCCCAGCAACCAATGATGCCAGTTCCTGGCCAACACTCCATGACTCCAACCCAACACCACCAGACAaacctccctctgcctgcccagcCGCCCTTCCAGCCCCAGCCCGTCCAGCCGCAGCCTCACCAGCCCATCCAGCCCCAGCCACCCGTGCACCCCATCCAGCCCCTGCCGCCACAGCCTTTGCCTCCGATGTTCCCCATACAGCCTCTGCCCCCCATGCTTCCTGACCTGCCTCTGGAAGCTTGGCCAGCAACAGACAAGACCAAGCGGGAGGAAGTG GATTAA